In Oxalobacteraceae bacterium OTU3CINTB1, the sequence GCCGACGACGTTGCTCGACTCGACGAAATCCGGCCGGTCGGTGGCGATCTCATCATCGGCCGCGATGGCGAACGCAGGCAACATAAGCAAGGCGACAACAATTTTTTTGATAGTCATGACGACTCTCCAACGAGGAAACTCCGAGCACAACCGTAACACATTGATTTAGATCAACGGTTGGTAAATTTCCACACGTACACACTTACGCCATCACTTCAATCGCGTAACTCACTTGCGTGAAATAGGGTGTCCGTTTCCGGACGATGGTGGGCGAAGCCGGGCAAGGGGCGCCGCGCCCGCAGCCCGGCAGGCGTCGCTATCGCATTGATTTATATGATTTAATCAATGATCATCCCGGTGGCACGGCGATTGCAATAGTGAGGGCACACAACCCACAGTCACGCATCACTATGGACCAGGCCCTCAGCCCCAAGATCATCGCCAACAGCCGCCGCAACACCGCGCTCGCCATCGCCGCGCTGCTCGCGACGCTGTGCGTCGGCGCCTGGGGCATCAACCGCGCCGTCAGTCCCAGCGTGGCGGCAAACAGCGTCAGCATCGCCGAAGTGCGCGTTGGCGATATCGCCAACACCATCAACGCCTCCGGCATCGTCATCCCGATTCACGAAGCGCTGGTCGCCAGCCCGATCCAGAGCCGCGTCGCCAAGGTCCAGGCCAAGCTCGGCCAGCAAGTACAGGCCGGCGAACTGCTGCTGGAACTCGACAACCGCACCGTGCTGCTGGCGATCGACAGCCTCAAGGAACAGCTGGCACAACAGGAGAACCGCATCCTGGCGCTGACCTTGGAGCTGGCGCAGAAGCGCAAGGAACTGCTGAGCGCGATCGAGCTGCTGGAACTCGACCTGCAAGCGACGCGCGTGCGGCTGGGCCGCTACCAAACGCTGCGCAAGGCCGGCGGCGTCTCGGCCGAGGATCTGCTCACGGCCGAGCTCAACGTCCAGCGCAACGAGATCCAGCTGCGGCAAAAGCGCGAACAGATCGAGGACAGCAAGCGCGTCACCTCCAGCAACATCGAAGGCGCGCGGCTACAAAAGAGCATCCTGCAAAAGCAACTGCAAGAGCAACAGCAACTGCTGGCGCAAACACAGGTGCGCGCACCGTTCGCCGGCATGCTGACCTTCCTGCTGGCCGACGAGGGCGCCAGCCTGGCCAACGGGCAGCTGGTGGCCAGGGTGTCCGAACTGAACAACTACAAGGTCGAAGCCTCGCTGTCCGACTTCCACGCCCGCGCACTGAGCGCCGGCCAGCCGGTGCTGGTCGAACAAGGCAACGTCAAGCTCAAGGGCGAAGTCCACACCGTCCTGCCGGAAATCCAGAACGGCACCGTCAAGCTGCTGGTCACCTTGGCCGACCCGCACCACTCGATGCTGCGCAACAAGCTGCGCGTCGAGGTCAACATCGTCACCGAGCAAAGAAAGAACGTCCTGCTGGCCGACAGCGGCCCCGCCTTCAACGGCCGCGGCCCGCAGGACATCTTTGTCGTGCGCGACGGCGTGGCCCGCAAGACCACGCTCGACATCGGCGCCAGCGACGGTAAGAACGTCGAGATCCGGGCCGGCGTGCGCGCCGGCGACCGCCTCATCATTTCAGACACCCGCAACTATAAAGACCGCGACAGCATCCGCGTCGATTAACCCATACGGAGAGAACACACATGATACGTCTGCAAAAAGTCAGCAAAACCTACCAGACCGACAAGGTCGAAACCCTGGCCCTGAAGGACATCGACCTGCACGTCGAGAAAGCGGAGTTCGTCTGCATCATGGGCCCCAGTGGCTGCGGCAAGAGCACCCTGCTCAACCTCATCGGCCTGTTGGATCATCCCGGCAGCGGCGCCATCCACGTGGCCGGCACGCCGGTGGCCTCGTACAAGGATAAATATGTTGCCAAGCTGCGCAACCAGACCTTCGGCTTCATCTTCCAGAGCTTCCACCTGATCAACGACTTGCGCGTGATCGACAACGTCGAGCTGCCGCTGTTGTATCGCAATATCTCGGCCAAGAAGCGCCAGCGGCTGGCGCGCGAGGCGCTGGAAAAAGTCGGCCTGGGCGCCCGCATGGACCACTACCCCAACCAGCTGTCGGGCGGCCAGCAGCAGCGCGTGGCGATCGCCCGCGCCATCGTCGGCCAGCC encodes:
- a CDS encoding HlyD family efflux transporter periplasmic adaptor subunit; amino-acid sequence: MDQALSPKIIANSRRNTALAIAALLATLCVGAWGINRAVSPSVAANSVSIAEVRVGDIANTINASGIVIPIHEALVASPIQSRVAKVQAKLGQQVQAGELLLELDNRTVLLAIDSLKEQLAQQENRILALTLELAQKRKELLSAIELLELDLQATRVRLGRYQTLRKAGGVSAEDLLTAELNVQRNEIQLRQKREQIEDSKRVTSSNIEGARLQKSILQKQLQEQQQLLAQTQVRAPFAGMLTFLLADEGASLANGQLVARVSELNNYKVEASLSDFHARALSAGQPVLVEQGNVKLKGEVHTVLPEIQNGTVKLLVTLADPHHSMLRNKLRVEVNIVTEQRKNVLLADSGPAFNGRGPQDIFVVRDGVARKTTLDIGASDGKNVEIRAGVRAGDRLIISDTRNYKDRDSIRVD
- a CDS encoding ABC transporter ATP-binding protein, which encodes MIRLQKVSKTYQTDKVETLALKDIDLHVEKAEFVCIMGPSGCGKSTLLNLIGLLDHPGSGAIHVAGTPVASYKDKYVAKLRNQTFGFIFQSFHLINDLRVIDNVELPLLYRNISAKKRQRLAREALEKVGLGARMDHYPNQLSGGQQQRVAIARAIVGQPQVLLADEPTGNLDSKMGQEVMDILLQLHSEGTTVIMVTHNEQEAKMAGRIVRVFDGQLVA